ATACTATTAATAGATTAGAGGATTTTTCTTAAAAAGAACAATTAGACCATCCGGAGATGCTCTGATGGAATATGACACGCGTTCTAGTATGTATCGGAGGAAAAGAATGGGAGCAACATCGGACAATTCATCTTCTTTTTTCTTTGAAACAATGAGCCTCTTTGTcgattttcattaaagaaaccaccatCAAGTTTTACAAAGGTTATAGCAAAACAGGGAAACACACCCAACTACAAGTGAACAACAAACCAGCAATTCAGTCCAAAAAAAAAACCAGCAACTAAACCTAAACCCATGGCAATTCGTCTAAACAGCAGACGACCGCCAGATTAGCTCCTGGCGAACGTGACGAACCTTATCCTCGGAATACATGGCTACTATGCTGTGCATACCTGAACCCATGGAGAACCGAACAAGATTCCACCAAGGTGGAAAGGGTCCGCCATGGCAATGGCATTGCAGCTCGCCATCCAATCACTCGCCGCAAGCCTCTCCCGCTCTCCTAACAAACCCGCCACCAAGCCCCCGAGCAATGGCCACCACCACCCGCAGGAACCAACCGGCAGTAGCAGCTGCAGCGGCAGAAGGAGcctagcggcggcggcagcggcgaccgGCGCGGCGCTCCTCGCGTCCCAGCTGCTGCCGCCGACGGCGGGCATCGCAGGCGCGTTCGACCTCGACCTCCGGATCACCATCCCGGAGCAGTCGAGCGAGGAGGCCGAGGCCGTGGTGAGGACGCACGCGAGGAACCTGGTGCGCGTCAAGCAGTTCATTGACGCCAGGTCGTGGCGGGAGCTGCAGACGGCGCTGCGGGCCAGCGCCGCCAACCTCAAGCAGGACCTGTACGCCATCATCCAGGCGAGGCCGCCGGGCCAGCGCCCCGAGCTCCGGAGGCTCTACTCCGACCTCTTCAACAACGTCAGCAGAGTAGGGGATCGCACACAAATCAATCCGCCTTTTGAGCCTCTGGCATTGCTCATGGCGCGCTGACATTGCTCTGCTCTTGTGCGCGCAGCTGGACTATGCGGCCAGAGACAAGGATGAGCTCCAGGTGCAGGAATGCTACGGCAACATTGTGGCCGCCATTGACCAGATTTTTGCCAGAATCATGTAGTTTTTGCACTGGCTCGATCGTCTAGGATAGAGGGGGAGATTGGGTAAAACCAGACATCCGGATTTACGTTTGCATACAAGGAGAAGCAAATTAATAGTGACCGGCAAAAAGGCTTTTCTTTTGCTATGTAGCTAATTCTTATTATCTTCTTGTTGTTGCTACATCTTCTACTAATATTTACTCTACTCTCTGGAGGAGAAACCCAAAAAAAGATTCAACATTTGCAGGTGCAGCAGGACGAGAAAAACTGCAATTTCCTGAAACCATCACTGCTCGATCAATGTTCAGCCA
This region of Triticum aestivum cultivar Chinese Spring chromosome 2D, IWGSC CS RefSeq v2.1, whole genome shotgun sequence genomic DNA includes:
- the LOC123053965 gene encoding psbQ-like protein 3, chloroplastic; the encoded protein is MAMALQLAIQSLAASLSRSPNKPATKPPSNGHHHPQEPTGSSSCSGRRSLAAAAAATGAALLASQLLPPTAGIAGAFDLDLRITIPEQSSEEAEAVVRTHARNLVRVKQFIDARSWRELQTALRASAANLKQDLYAIIQARPPGQRPELRRLYSDLFNNVSRLDYAARDKDELQVQECYGNIVAAIDQIFARIM